The Streptomyces europaeiscabiei genome window below encodes:
- the rplK gene encoding 50S ribosomal protein L11 has product MPPKKKKVTGLIKLQINAGAANPAPPVGPALGQHGVNIMEFCKAYNAATESQRGWVIPVEITVYEDRSFTFITKTPPAAKMILKAAGVEKGSGEPHKTKVAKITEAQVREIATTKLPDLNANDLDAASKIIAGTARSMGITVEG; this is encoded by the coding sequence ATGCCTCCCAAGAAGAAGAAGGTCACGGGGCTCATCAAGCTCCAGATCAACGCCGGTGCGGCGAACCCCGCCCCGCCGGTCGGCCCCGCGCTCGGTCAGCACGGCGTCAACATCATGGAGTTCTGCAAGGCCTACAACGCCGCGACCGAGTCGCAGCGTGGCTGGGTGATCCCGGTGGAGATCACGGTCTATGAGGACCGCTCCTTCACCTTCATCACCAAGACGCCGCCGGCCGCGAAGATGATCCTCAAGGCCGCGGGTGTCGAGAAGGGCTCCGGCGAGCCGCACAAGACCAAGGTCGCCAAGATCACCGAGGCGCAGGTCCGCGAGATCGCCACGACCAAGCTTCCCGACCTCAACGCCAACGACCTGGACGCCGCGTCGAAGATCATCGCCGGCACCGCCCGTTCCATGGGCATCACGGTCGAGGGCTGA
- the rplA gene encoding 50S ribosomal protein L1, whose translation MSKRSKALRAADAKVDRDKLYAPLEAVRLAKETSTSKFDGTVEVAFRLGVDPRKADQMVRGTVNLPHGTGKTARVLVFATGDRAEAATAAGADIVGSDELIDEVAKGRLDFDAVVATPDLMGKVGRLGRVLGPRGLMPNPKTGTVTPDVVKAVNDIKGGKIEFRVDKHSNLHFIIGKTSFDDTKLVENYAAALEEILRLKPSAAKGRYIKKAAISTTIGPGIPLDSNRTRNLLVEEDPAAV comes from the coding sequence GTGAGCAAGCGCAGCAAGGCTCTCCGCGCTGCGGACGCCAAGGTCGACCGGGACAAGCTCTACGCCCCGCTCGAGGCCGTCCGTCTCGCCAAGGAGACCTCCACGTCCAAGTTCGACGGCACCGTCGAGGTCGCCTTCCGTCTGGGTGTCGACCCGCGCAAGGCCGACCAGATGGTCCGTGGCACCGTGAACCTCCCGCACGGCACCGGTAAGACCGCCCGGGTCCTGGTCTTCGCGACCGGTGACCGTGCCGAGGCCGCGACCGCCGCCGGCGCCGACATCGTCGGCTCCGACGAACTGATCGACGAGGTGGCGAAGGGCCGTCTGGACTTCGACGCCGTCGTCGCCACCCCGGACCTCATGGGCAAGGTCGGCCGCCTCGGCCGCGTGCTCGGTCCCCGTGGTCTCATGCCGAACCCCAAGACCGGCACCGTGACCCCCGATGTCGTCAAGGCTGTCAACGACATCAAGGGCGGCAAGATCGAGTTCCGCGTCGACAAGCACTCGAACCTGCACTTCATCATCGGCAAGACGTCGTTCGACGACACCAAGCTGGTGGAGAACTACGCCGCGGCGCTGGAGGAGATCCTCCGTCTGAAGCCGTCGGCCGCCAAGGGCCGCTACATCAAGAAGGCCGCGATCAGCACCACGATCGGCCCCGGCATTCCGCTCGACTCGAACCGCACCCGCAACCTCCTCGTCGAGGAGGACCCGGCCGCCGTCTGA